A stretch of the Polyangiaceae bacterium genome encodes the following:
- a CDS encoding IS66 family transposase: MDGLEALRKENAELRAQVAQLLTELARLNDRVSELLAVAQRKQRKAPAPGAAAPAAAPPVVEGEAQRAFEERPKAPDKPAAEPPPKKKARPTGRKPIPSHLEAEEHELRPDACGECGGAALDVVDELVEEKLHVVKEHQRRRVVRRYTCRCRECGERTTLRSLPAPYERSKVTCEWLAWLVYQKFWLLTPLDRIRRDLAERGVPIAMSTLVTFIERAADLLSGIDGLHWKQLLAGSWMATDGTGLKVIIKKLPAAHNGYVELYRNHDVAVFQYEPDKSGEVVAAKLRPFRGTLTADAEHRFNDVFASGRVLEAGCNAHGRRKFRDAEDTQPVLALEGGAFLGAIYGEEGEAQKLGLVGEALREHRQRCIRPIVQDFERWRDAVEPTLLPSEPLAAAIRYYKNHRDALFRFVDDPLVPIDNSPTEREFQNVAKLRLNMLFAGSTEGAHRACVLLGIIATCRALGVPAQAYLTWAFERLGTHRDVFALPLEALTPAAFKKTLG; encoded by the coding sequence GTGGACGGGCTGGAAGCGCTGCGCAAGGAGAACGCCGAGCTCCGTGCGCAAGTCGCGCAGCTCCTCACCGAGCTGGCACGGCTCAACGATCGCGTCTCGGAGCTGCTCGCGGTAGCGCAGCGCAAGCAGCGAAAGGCTCCTGCTCCCGGCGCTGCAGCGCCAGCCGCTGCCCCGCCCGTCGTCGAGGGAGAAGCCCAGCGTGCTTTCGAGGAGCGGCCCAAGGCCCCGGACAAGCCTGCCGCCGAGCCTCCGCCGAAGAAGAAGGCGAGGCCAACGGGGCGCAAGCCGATCCCCAGCCACCTCGAAGCCGAAGAGCACGAGCTCCGCCCCGATGCGTGCGGCGAGTGCGGCGGAGCTGCCCTGGACGTCGTCGACGAGCTCGTCGAGGAGAAGCTCCACGTCGTCAAGGAACACCAGCGCCGGCGCGTCGTTCGTCGCTACACGTGTCGCTGTCGCGAGTGTGGCGAGCGCACGACGCTGCGCTCTCTGCCTGCCCCTTACGAGCGCTCCAAGGTCACCTGCGAGTGGCTCGCGTGGCTCGTGTACCAGAAGTTCTGGCTGCTCACGCCGCTCGACCGCATCCGGCGCGACCTCGCCGAGCGCGGAGTCCCGATCGCGATGAGCACGCTGGTGACCTTCATCGAGCGCGCTGCCGACCTGCTGTCGGGCATCGACGGTTTGCACTGGAAGCAGCTGCTCGCCGGCTCCTGGATGGCTACCGACGGCACCGGGTTGAAGGTCATCATCAAGAAGCTTCCCGCTGCGCACAACGGTTACGTGGAGCTCTACCGCAACCACGACGTCGCGGTCTTTCAGTACGAGCCCGACAAGAGCGGCGAGGTCGTCGCCGCGAAGCTCAGACCCTTCCGAGGTACCCTCACCGCCGATGCCGAGCATCGCTTCAACGACGTCTTCGCTTCAGGCCGCGTGCTCGAGGCCGGGTGCAACGCCCACGGCCGTCGCAAGTTCCGTGACGCAGAAGACACCCAGCCGGTGCTCGCTCTCGAAGGCGGCGCCTTCCTGGGCGCGATCTACGGCGAAGAGGGAGAGGCGCAGAAGCTCGGCCTGGTCGGAGAGGCGCTCAGAGAACATCGCCAGCGGTGCATTCGCCCCATCGTCCAGGACTTCGAGCGCTGGCGCGACGCCGTCGAGCCGACGCTCTTGCCCTCCGAGCCGCTGGCGGCGGCGATTCGGTACTACAAGAACCATCGGGACGCGCTCTTCCGTTTCGTCGACGACCCGCTGGTCCCCATCGACAACTCTCCCACCGAGCGCGAGTTTCAGAACGTCGCCAAGCTGCGCCTCAACATGCTCTTCGCCGGCAGCACGGAAGGCGCCCACCGTGCTTGCGTGCTCCTCGGCATCATCGCCACCTGTCGAGCTCTAGGTGTCCCTGCGCAGGCCTATCTCACCTGGGCCTTCGAGCGCCTCGGGACCCACCGCGATGTCTTCGCGCTGCCGCTCGAGGCCCTGACCCCCGCCGCGTTCAAGAAGACCCTCGGCTGA
- the tnpB gene encoding IS66 family insertion sequence element accessory protein TnpB: MRVFVAVAPLDMRGSFDALAGAVRGLGLDPVDGHLYLFLNKRRRIAKALWFDGSGWCVLAKRLEAGSFQLPLLDGDKPQVVIDGSAFASLLAGIDFTAARRGWYRRPRFEKARKGIDTDLQV, translated from the coding sequence GTGCGCGTGTTCGTGGCGGTGGCCCCACTCGACATGCGCGGCTCCTTCGACGCCCTCGCCGGCGCTGTGCGCGGCCTGGGGCTCGATCCAGTCGATGGCCACCTGTATCTCTTCCTCAACAAGCGCAGGCGGATCGCGAAGGCTCTGTGGTTCGACGGGTCGGGCTGGTGTGTTCTCGCCAAGCGCCTCGAGGCTGGGAGCTTTCAGCTTCCGCTGCTGGACGGCGACAAGCCGCAGGTGGTGATCGACGGCTCGGCGTTCGCCTCGCTGCTGGCTGGGATCGACTTCACAGCGGCGCGGCGCGGCTGGTACCGGCGGCCTCGATTCGAAAAAGCACGCAAGGGGATCGACACGGATCTCCAAGTATGA
- a CDS encoding transposase, with product MSCARAHSPALRPFRFAASRHRRASASSSIFRPFATDDLRVEAEPGGHVRGNHPGVADGSLPTDQGEVRVDVPRDREGSFEPQLVRKRERRLTGFDDRILALYARGMSVWDIKGHLHEMCGVEVEFPRFRGQHDYAASAVGCVA from the coding sequence ATGTCGTGCGCCCGCGCCCACTCCCCGGCGCTCAGGCCCTTCCGCTTCGCCGCGAGCAGGCACCGCCGCGCCTCCGCCTCGTCCTCGATCTTCCGTCCATTTGCCACTGATGACCTCCGCGTCGAAGCCGAGCCTGGCGGCCACGTCCGCGGAAATCATCCCGGTGTCGCTGATGGGTCACTGCCCACCGACCAAGGGGAAGTCAGGGTGGACGTGCCTCGGGACCGCGAGGGCAGCTTCGAGCCCCAGCTGGTCCGCAAGCGGGAGCGCCGGCTGACCGGCTTCGACGACCGCATCCTGGCCCTCTACGCCCGCGGGATGAGCGTCTGGGACATCAAGGGGCACCTGCACGAGATGTGCGGCGTCGAGGTGGAATTCCCCCGGTTCCGTGGACAGCATGACTATGCCGCAAGTGCAGTGGGTTGTGTTGCCTGA
- a CDS encoding IS3 family transposase, translating into MRFEFIREEKASFPVSLMCHVLEVSRSGFYAWLKRPRSKRSVEDERLALEAAAIHQESRGTYGSPRVHAELVARGHDVGVKRVERVMRENSIKVTLRRRFRTTTNSDHALPVAPNLLERDISADAPNKVWVTGITYIATEEGWLFLAAILDLYSRRVVGWAMGERLTRQLTLDALDMALTHRRPEAGLLHHSDRGCQYASADYQRALRQRGLVCSMSRKGDCWDNAVAESFFATLKVELVHRENFATRSQAKAAVFEYVEAFYNRHRRHSTLGYLSPIDFENQATQPTALAA; encoded by the coding sequence GTGAGATTCGAATTCATCCGCGAGGAGAAGGCCAGCTTCCCCGTGAGCCTCATGTGTCACGTTCTCGAGGTGTCTCGGAGCGGCTTCTACGCCTGGCTGAAACGGCCACGGTCGAAGCGCTCCGTCGAGGACGAGCGGCTCGCGCTGGAGGCGGCGGCCATTCACCAGGAGAGCCGCGGAACGTACGGCAGTCCGCGCGTGCATGCCGAGCTCGTCGCCCGAGGGCACGACGTTGGCGTCAAGCGCGTCGAACGAGTGATGCGAGAAAACAGCATCAAAGTCACGCTTCGGCGTCGATTTCGAACCACGACGAATTCCGATCACGCACTCCCCGTTGCGCCGAACCTCCTGGAGCGCGACATCAGCGCCGACGCTCCGAACAAGGTGTGGGTCACGGGCATCACGTACATCGCGACCGAGGAGGGGTGGCTCTTCCTCGCGGCGATTCTCGACCTCTACTCCCGCCGAGTCGTTGGCTGGGCGATGGGCGAGCGGCTGACGCGGCAGCTCACCCTGGACGCGCTGGACATGGCGCTCACGCACCGCCGGCCGGAGGCTGGGCTGCTTCACCACTCGGACCGCGGTTGCCAGTACGCCAGCGCTGACTACCAACGAGCTCTTCGTCAGCGCGGCCTCGTGTGCAGCATGAGCCGCAAAGGCGATTGCTGGGACAACGCTGTGGCCGAGAGCTTCTTCGCCACGCTGAAGGTTGAGCTCGTGCATCGCGAGAACTTCGCAACGCGCTCGCAGGCGAAGGCGGCCGTCTTCGAGTACGTCGAGGCCTTCTACAATCGCCATCGCCGCCATTCGACTCTCGGCTACCTCAGCCCAATCGACTTCGAGAATCAGGCAACACAACCCACTGCACTTGCGGCATAG
- a CDS encoding transposase yields MLYQTVAEHWPAFLERAEEHGGLPRFVVKEFEEYLRCGRLEHGCLHLVCRECGYSELVAFSCKQRGFCPSCLGRRMADTAVHLEQSVLPRVPIRHWICSLPWGLRALLGYDRKLCAEVVSAFMAEVDRSLRWRAKRQLGLASVADAHTGGVAAVQRTDSALRLNVHFHSLVLDGVYVHENDDPRSPLEFRELDTPTRTDIAEVAARTAARVEKLLRAHGKSLDPELVEDTPPELALDEPGLAACYAAAAQGLSVSGDRAGQPPLRLIASPDPPARPRAVDATDQPIAEVRGINIHAVQVVDGRDRRRVERLCKYITRPPVAQDRLERRADGKLELTFKKVWRDGTRALVFEPADLIPRLVAAVPPPRFHLLRYFGVLSSHSSRRRLVVPTPALDDATANKPPPARGDQLELIGDTDDAPAPRKRWAWLLAHVFAADVETCPRCSGPMRWAEVANTRAQITRLLAEHGLGPRAPPATRVGVSVPEQLMLGFGKE; encoded by the coding sequence GTGCTCTACCAGACGGTGGCGGAGCACTGGCCGGCGTTCCTCGAGCGCGCGGAGGAGCACGGCGGACTGCCGCGCTTCGTGGTGAAGGAGTTCGAGGAGTACCTTCGCTGCGGGCGTCTCGAGCACGGGTGTCTGCATCTGGTCTGTCGCGAGTGCGGCTACTCCGAGCTCGTCGCCTTCTCCTGCAAACAGCGCGGATTCTGCCCCTCCTGCCTCGGTCGGCGGATGGCGGACACCGCCGTCCACTTGGAGCAGAGCGTCCTGCCGCGCGTGCCCATTCGCCATTGGATCTGCTCACTGCCCTGGGGACTGCGAGCCTTGCTCGGCTACGACCGGAAGCTCTGCGCCGAGGTGGTGAGCGCGTTCATGGCAGAGGTGGACCGCTCACTGCGCTGGCGAGCGAAGCGCCAGCTCGGGCTAGCGAGCGTCGCAGACGCGCACACGGGCGGCGTGGCCGCGGTGCAGAGGACGGACAGCGCGCTGCGCCTGAACGTCCACTTCCACTCGCTGGTGCTCGACGGCGTTTACGTTCACGAGAACGACGACCCGCGCTCGCCGCTCGAGTTTCGCGAGCTCGACACGCCCACGCGAACCGACATCGCCGAGGTGGCCGCGCGCACCGCCGCTCGCGTCGAGAAGCTCCTCCGAGCGCACGGCAAGAGCCTCGACCCCGAGCTCGTCGAGGACACGCCACCAGAGCTCGCCCTCGACGAGCCTGGCCTGGCCGCCTGCTACGCCGCCGCCGCGCAGGGCCTCTCCGTGAGCGGCGACCGCGCTGGCCAGCCGCCGCTTCGCCTCATCGCCTCGCCCGACCCACCCGCGCGCCCCCGCGCCGTCGATGCGACCGACCAGCCCATCGCAGAGGTGCGCGGTATCAACATCCACGCCGTGCAGGTCGTGGACGGGCGGGACCGCCGTCGCGTGGAGCGGCTCTGCAAGTACATCACGCGCCCCCCCGTCGCGCAGGACCGCCTCGAGCGCCGCGCGGACGGCAAGCTCGAGCTGACGTTCAAGAAGGTGTGGCGCGACGGCACGCGAGCGCTCGTGTTCGAGCCAGCTGACCTCATCCCGCGGCTCGTCGCTGCTGTGCCCCCGCCGCGATTCCACTTGCTCCGGTACTTCGGCGTACTCTCGAGCCACTCCTCGCGCCGGCGTCTCGTCGTGCCCACGCCCGCGCTCGACGACGCGACCGCGAACAAGCCCCCGCCTGCTCGCGGCGATCAGCTCGAGCTGATCGGCGACACGGACGACGCGCCCGCACCCCGAAAGCGGTGGGCCTGGCTCCTCGCTCACGTCTTCGCCGCCGACGTGGAGACCTGCCCGCGCTGCTCGGGGCCCATGCGCTGGGCCGAGGTCGCCAACACCCGCGCCCAGATCACCCGCCTGCTCGCGGAGCATGGCCTCGGCCCGAGGGCCCCGCCTGCGACCCGTGTCGGCGTTAGCGTGCCCGAGCAGTTGATGTTGGGGTTCGGGAAGGAGTGA
- a CDS encoding DUF559 domain-containing protein: MRFAQTPTEEALWRELRGGKLGAVVRRQYVVGRYIADFAVPSVRVVIEVDGAYHASRRAADARRDRELGRRGWRVLRLPAELVARDLGEAVARVRAVLGSDG; this comes from the coding sequence ATGCGCTTTGCGCAGACGCCCACGGAGGAGGCGCTGTGGCGGGAGCTGCGTGGCGGGAAGCTGGGCGCGGTCGTCCGACGTCAGTACGTCGTCGGCCGGTACATCGCGGACTTCGCCGTGCCCTCCGTGCGCGTCGTGATTGAGGTCGATGGCGCGTACCACGCCAGCCGGCGTGCGGCCGATGCGCGCCGGGACCGGGAGCTTGGTCGCCGCGGGTGGCGGGTGTTGCGGCTGCCGGCGGAGCTCGTTGCCCGGGACCTCGGGGAAGCGGTCGCGCGCGTGCGCGCGGTGCTCGGCAGCGATGGGTGA
- a CDS encoding PepSY domain-containing protein — protein sequence MNRRLYALHRWLSAAAFLQLAIWTLSGAFFAMVPIETVRGPFVQDANVLLLEAGEVVAPRVALGRAAALGLDAPISLELRASPAGGFWLVRAKNRAIRLSAESGQAAPVTREEAEATARRDQPASPAVREARRIEAAPVELRGKPVPAWQVELDDAAHTVVYVDATSGEVTARRSDLWRAFDFLWSLHIMDYRERESFNHLLIRGASVLAVLTVFSGLVLWVLRARRWWRERA from the coding sequence ATGAACCGGCGACTCTACGCGCTGCATCGCTGGCTCTCGGCAGCGGCGTTCTTGCAGCTCGCGATCTGGACACTCAGCGGCGCGTTCTTCGCCATGGTCCCAATCGAGACCGTGCGTGGCCCCTTCGTCCAGGACGCCAACGTCCTTCTGCTGGAGGCTGGCGAGGTCGTCGCGCCGAGAGTGGCTCTCGGCCGCGCAGCAGCGCTCGGCCTCGACGCGCCGATTAGCCTCGAGCTCCGCGCCTCACCGGCAGGCGGATTTTGGCTGGTTCGTGCCAAGAATCGCGCGATACGCCTCTCCGCCGAGAGCGGGCAAGCTGCCCCGGTCACGCGCGAAGAGGCCGAAGCGACCGCGCGCCGCGATCAACCCGCATCGCCGGCCGTGCGCGAAGCGCGCCGGATCGAAGCGGCACCCGTCGAGCTTCGAGGGAAGCCGGTCCCTGCATGGCAAGTCGAGTTGGACGACGCAGCGCACACCGTCGTCTACGTCGACGCCACCTCGGGAGAGGTGACGGCGCGGCGCAGCGACCTATGGCGCGCCTTCGACTTCCTCTGGTCGCTCCACATCATGGACTACCGCGAGCGAGAGAGCTTCAACCACTTGCTGATCCGAGGCGCGTCGGTGCTCGCCGTGCTCACCGTATTCAGCGGTCTCGTGCTGTGGGTGCTTCGCGCCAGGCGATGGTGGAGAGAGCGGGCTTGA
- a CDS encoding TRASH domain-containing protein yields the protein MTKPLMVFLAAVAVASCQRPGSDSDTSGSGPGTTVQTVLERVESKKVCMVNNRYMGQDQSAVVVENKTYYGCCPMCEKRLNDEPATRSAIDPVSGHPVDKASAVIGKRRTGNSKKVLYFESDETFAAYKGEKLSDARR from the coding sequence ATGACCAAGCCGTTGATGGTCTTCCTTGCAGCGGTGGCCGTGGCGAGTTGCCAGCGACCCGGTAGCGACTCTGACACGAGCGGCTCCGGGCCGGGCACGACCGTCCAGACCGTGCTCGAACGCGTCGAATCCAAGAAGGTATGCATGGTCAACAACCGCTACATGGGCCAAGACCAAAGCGCCGTCGTGGTGGAAAACAAGACCTACTACGGCTGTTGCCCCATGTGCGAGAAGCGGTTGAACGACGAGCCGGCGACCCGTAGCGCTATCGACCCTGTCAGCGGGCACCCAGTCGACAAAGCAAGCGCAGTGATCGGCAAGCGCAGAACCGGGAACAGCAAGAAGGTTCTCTACTTCGAAAGCGACGAAACCTTCGCGGCCTACAAAGGGGAGAAGCTGAGCGACGCCCGACGCTGA
- a CDS encoding metalloregulator ArsR/SmtB family transcription factor — translation MTPNRRFKDSIYEQFSRLGKAISAPKRLELLDLLCQGRRTVESLAGEASISVANASQHLQVLRAARLVESEKKGLYVEYRLADDEVCKFFLALRGLAESRLAEVEQVTRAFFEQRDAMEALEGDELLRRVKSGEVTVLDVRPVEEYRAGHIPGALSVPVAELKARLKELPRGREVVAYCRGPYCVMAVEAVELLRKKGFKAWRMEQGVADFRARGWRVEVEVEHEGGAR, via the coding sequence ATGACGCCCAACCGCCGCTTCAAGGACAGCATCTACGAGCAGTTTTCCCGGCTGGGAAAGGCCATCTCGGCGCCGAAACGGCTCGAGCTCCTCGACCTGCTCTGCCAGGGCCGGCGCACCGTCGAGTCCCTCGCCGGAGAAGCCAGCATCTCCGTCGCGAACGCCTCGCAACACCTGCAGGTGCTCCGGGCGGCGCGCCTCGTGGAGTCCGAGAAGAAGGGCCTGTACGTCGAGTACCGTCTCGCGGACGACGAGGTCTGCAAGTTCTTCCTGGCGCTCAGGGGGCTGGCCGAGTCGCGGCTCGCCGAGGTCGAACAGGTCACGCGCGCCTTCTTCGAGCAGCGCGACGCCATGGAAGCGCTCGAAGGGGACGAGTTGCTCCGCCGCGTGAAGAGCGGCGAGGTGACGGTGCTCGACGTGCGCCCGGTCGAGGAGTATCGCGCAGGGCACATCCCCGGCGCGCTCTCCGTGCCCGTCGCCGAGCTCAAGGCCCGGCTGAAGGAGCTGCCGCGAGGGCGCGAGGTCGTGGCCTACTGTCGCGGCCCGTACTGCGTGATGGCCGTCGAGGCGGTCGAGCTGCTCCGCAAGAAGGGCTTCAAAGCCTGGCGCATGGAGCAAGGGGTCGCCGACTTTCGCGCCCGCGGCTGGCGCGTCGAGGTCGAGGTCGAGCACGAAGGGGGAGCCCGATGA
- a CDS encoding MBL fold metallo-hydrolase — translation MIFKPYYYFETGCAAYLFGCGSLGKCAVVDAHERDIGEYAELAEAKGMRITHVIDTHVHADHRSGGPALAKLVGAAYCLHRSAAVALPFEPLDHGQELDLGNTRVTVLHTPGHTPESISLVVTDLRRGTDPWFVLTGDTLFVGAVGRPDLPGRARENAGELYDSIHQKLLTLPGDLEVFPAHFAGSACGAGMSGKPSSTIAFEKRWNPLLSLSRDAFIDALADVPPKPAAMEEILRVNRGVAGAGS, via the coding sequence ATGATCTTCAAACCGTATTACTACTTCGAGACCGGCTGCGCTGCGTACTTGTTCGGCTGCGGCAGCCTCGGCAAATGCGCCGTCGTCGACGCGCACGAGCGCGACATCGGCGAATACGCGGAGCTCGCGGAGGCGAAGGGCATGCGCATCACGCACGTCATCGACACGCACGTGCACGCCGATCATCGCTCGGGCGGACCTGCCCTCGCGAAGCTCGTCGGCGCCGCCTATTGCCTGCACCGCTCCGCGGCTGTCGCCCTGCCGTTCGAGCCGCTGGACCACGGTCAGGAGCTCGATCTCGGCAACACGCGCGTCACGGTCTTGCACACGCCCGGGCACACGCCGGAGAGCATCTCGCTCGTGGTGACCGATCTCAGGCGCGGCACGGACCCGTGGTTCGTGCTCACCGGTGACACGCTGTTCGTCGGAGCCGTCGGGCGCCCCGACCTGCCCGGGCGCGCGCGCGAGAACGCCGGCGAGCTCTATGACAGCATCCACCAGAAGCTCCTGACGTTGCCGGGCGACCTCGAGGTGTTCCCGGCGCACTTCGCGGGCTCGGCCTGCGGGGCTGGGATGAGCGGCAAGCCGTCGAGCACGATCGCGTTCGAAAAACGCTGGAACCCGCTCCTGTCGCTGAGCCGTGACGCATTCATCGACGCGCTCGCCGACGTGCCGCCGAAGCCCGCGGCGATGGAAGAGATTCTGCGGGTCAACCGGGGCGTCGCGGGCGCAGGATCATGA
- a CDS encoding MFS transporter, producing MSDVRLGIRNNLAQFSLLVVVNAFVGAMVGMERTILPPIAEQDFHLAAKTAVLSFIVVFGVTKALTNYLAGRLSDRFGRKHVLIAGWLIAAPVPFLLMWAPSWSWVLFANALLGVSQGLTWSTTVIMKIDLAGPAKRGLAMGLNEFAGYFAVAGSALATGFVAARYGLRPEPFYLGVVFVAIGLLLSALAVRETKHHVAAESKLHGELPPSGLPTQREVFWNTTLFDRNLSSVSQAGLVNNLNDGMAWGLFPLFFAAARMDLATIGTLAAIYPATWGVAQLFTGAWSDRVGRKWLIASGMWVQAAGIACVVLAEGFAGFAAGGALLGVGTAMVYPTLLAAIGDVAHPSWRASSVGVYRLWRDLGYAIGALLAGATADALGLPAAMWIVAALTFASGLVVAVRMRETLRASPAPAQPVVDCVEPADLGGLSGSVVVDVRSPEEFAEGHVEGALNIPLDELAVRAAELPKEAAIVTVCGKGGGRSERAAGELRALGFASARSLCGGTQAWMRLAAGETEHGKDAVHPQ from the coding sequence ATGAGTGACGTTCGCCTGGGCATTCGCAACAACCTCGCGCAGTTCTCGCTGCTCGTGGTCGTCAACGCCTTCGTCGGCGCCATGGTCGGCATGGAGCGCACCATCCTGCCGCCGATCGCCGAGCAGGACTTCCACCTCGCCGCGAAGACCGCGGTGCTCTCATTCATCGTCGTCTTCGGTGTGACGAAAGCGCTGACGAACTACCTGGCTGGCCGCCTCTCGGACCGGTTTGGGCGCAAGCACGTGCTGATCGCAGGCTGGCTCATCGCGGCGCCCGTGCCGTTCCTCTTGATGTGGGCGCCAAGCTGGTCGTGGGTGCTCTTCGCCAACGCGCTGCTCGGGGTGAGCCAGGGCCTGACCTGGTCGACCACGGTCATCATGAAGATCGACCTGGCGGGGCCGGCCAAGCGCGGCCTGGCGATGGGGCTCAACGAGTTCGCTGGCTACTTCGCGGTGGCCGGGAGCGCGCTCGCCACCGGCTTCGTCGCGGCGCGCTACGGACTGCGCCCGGAGCCGTTCTACCTGGGCGTGGTCTTCGTCGCCATCGGGCTCCTGCTCTCCGCGCTCGCCGTCCGCGAGACCAAGCACCACGTCGCCGCCGAATCCAAACTCCACGGCGAGCTGCCGCCGAGCGGCCTGCCCACGCAGCGCGAGGTCTTCTGGAACACAACGCTCTTCGACCGGAACCTGTCGAGCGTCAGCCAAGCAGGCCTGGTGAACAACCTGAACGACGGCATGGCCTGGGGCCTCTTTCCCCTGTTCTTCGCGGCCGCGCGCATGGACCTCGCCACGATTGGCACGCTCGCCGCCATCTACCCGGCGACCTGGGGCGTGGCGCAGCTCTTCACCGGCGCCTGGTCGGACCGCGTGGGGCGCAAGTGGCTCATCGCGTCGGGCATGTGGGTCCAGGCGGCAGGCATTGCCTGCGTGGTCCTCGCCGAAGGCTTCGCAGGCTTTGCCGCTGGCGGTGCGCTGCTCGGCGTCGGCACCGCGATGGTCTATCCGACCTTGCTCGCGGCGATCGGGGACGTCGCGCATCCGTCCTGGCGGGCGTCTTCGGTCGGAGTGTACCGGCTCTGGCGTGATCTCGGCTACGCCATCGGAGCGCTGCTCGCGGGCGCGACGGCCGACGCGCTCGGGCTTCCCGCCGCGATGTGGATCGTGGCGGCACTGACCTTCGCGTCCGGGCTCGTCGTCGCCGTGAGGATGCGCGAGACGCTTCGGGCGAGCCCTGCGCCCGCGCAGCCCGTCGTGGACTGCGTCGAGCCCGCGGATCTCGGCGGCCTTTCGGGCAGCGTCGTCGTGGACGTGCGCTCACCGGAGGAGTTCGCGGAAGGGCACGTCGAGGGCGCGCTCAACATCCCGCTCGACGAGCTGGCGGTGCGCGCCGCCGAGCTGCCGAAAGAAGCAGCGATCGTCACCGTCTGCGGCAAGGGAGGCGGGCGCTCCGAGCGCGCCGCCGGAGAGCTTCGAGCGCTCGGATTCGCCTCGGCTCGGTCCCTTTGCGGCGGGACCCAGGCCTGGATGCGGCTGGCCGCTGGAGAAACGGAACATGGCAAAGACGCTGTTCATCCTCAATGA
- a CDS encoding DsrE family protein: protein MAKTLFILNDPPYGTERSYNALRLASSLSRREGEEVKVFLMGDAASCAKANQKVPQGYYNVEIMLRGPARHGAEIGVCGTCMDARGISEGELCEGAKRSTLEQLTDWTVWAEKALVF from the coding sequence ATGGCAAAGACGCTGTTCATCCTCAATGACCCCCCTTACGGCACCGAGCGGAGCTACAACGCGTTGCGGCTCGCCAGCTCGCTCTCCAGGCGCGAAGGCGAAGAAGTGAAGGTGTTCCTCATGGGCGACGCCGCAAGCTGCGCCAAGGCCAACCAGAAGGTGCCTCAGGGCTACTACAACGTGGAGATCATGCTGCGAGGGCCGGCGCGCCACGGCGCCGAGATTGGCGTCTGCGGAACCTGCATGGACGCGCGGGGCATCTCCGAAGGCGAGCTCTGCGAAGGTGCGAAGCGGAGCACGCTCGAGCAGCTCACGGACTGGACCGTGTGGGCCGAGAAGGCACTGGTATTCTGA
- a CDS encoding NAD(P)/FAD-dependent oxidoreductase, which yields MSAPKTVVILGGGVGGLVAARALRKRLPRTHRVVLVDREREHLFAPSLLWLMVGLRQAEAIRRPLGRLEKKGIELRFGEIEKLDPEARQVTVSGEVLEADYLVVALGAELAPETVPGLAEAGHGFYTLAGAESLRAALGSLKSGRVVVLTAAPAYKCPAAPYEAALLIDAFYRQRGLREAVSVEVYAAEPGPMGVAGPEMSAAVKQLLAAKDIPYHPEHQIRAVDASAKRLDFANGAEASFDVLAYVPPHRAPRVVRESALAGETGWVSVDRHTLETRFPGVYAIGDVVSIPLALGKPLPKAGVFAHGQAEVVAKNIAAAVTGGTPRERFNGHGECFIEIGDGKAGFGGGDFYAEPKPVITLRQPGRRWHLGKVLFEKSWLYLKL from the coding sequence ATGAGCGCCCCAAAGACGGTGGTGATCCTCGGCGGCGGCGTCGGCGGACTGGTGGCCGCCCGGGCGCTTCGCAAGCGGTTGCCGCGCACGCACCGCGTCGTGCTGGTCGACCGGGAGCGCGAGCACCTGTTCGCACCATCGCTCCTGTGGTTGATGGTCGGGCTCCGGCAGGCCGAAGCGATAAGGCGGCCGCTCGGGCGGCTCGAGAAGAAGGGGATCGAGCTCCGGTTCGGCGAGATCGAGAAGCTCGACCCCGAGGCGCGCCAGGTGACGGTGTCCGGCGAGGTGCTCGAGGCGGACTACCTGGTGGTCGCGCTGGGAGCGGAGCTCGCCCCCGAGACCGTCCCCGGGCTCGCGGAGGCCGGCCACGGCTTCTACACACTGGCGGGGGCGGAGTCGCTCCGCGCGGCGCTCGGCTCGCTGAAGAGCGGGCGCGTCGTCGTGCTGACCGCGGCCCCCGCGTACAAGTGCCCCGCCGCGCCCTACGAGGCAGCGCTGCTCATCGACGCCTTCTATCGACAGCGCGGGCTGCGTGAGGCGGTCAGCGTCGAGGTGTATGCCGCGGAGCCGGGCCCCATGGGCGTCGCGGGCCCCGAGATGTCGGCGGCCGTGAAGCAGCTCCTGGCAGCCAAGGACATCCCCTACCACCCCGAGCACCAGATCCGCGCCGTGGACGCCAGCGCGAAGCGCCTCGATTTCGCGAACGGGGCGGAGGCGAGCTTCGACGTTCTCGCCTACGTGCCGCCGCACCGGGCCCCTCGGGTCGTGCGCGAGAGCGCCCTCGCAGGCGAGACGGGCTGGGTCTCCGTCGATCGCCACACGCTCGAGACGCGCTTCCCCGGCGTGTACGCCATCGGTGACGTCGTCTCGATCCCCCTGGCGCTCGGCAAGCCGCTGCCGAAGGCGGGTGTCTTCGCCCACGGCCAAGCCGAGGTCGTGGCGAAGAACATCGCCGCGGCCGTCACGGGCGGCACGCCGAGGGAGCGCTTCAACGGCCACGGGGAGTGCTTCATCGAAATCGGCGATGGCAAGGCCGGCTTCGGCGGCGGCGACTTCTACGCCGAGCCGAAACCCGTCATCACGCTGCGCCAGCCCGGGCGGCGCTGGCACCTCGGCAAGGTGCTGTTCGAAAAATCCTGGCTCTACCTGAAGCTGTGA